The genomic region GTTTTTTCTTTACTTCTGACTCTATTTATGCCTTCTGTTTTCCTATGAATCATATTAGAGTTTTGTTAATTCAGTTAATTTTTTCAAAGGATCGGTATCAGGCATTGGGAACAAAGTTACGGTTGAAAGTTGTAGACAATGAAAACTCTCCCTCGTACGGCTTGTCTTGTCCTCATGGAGGACCACCAGTGGGCACCCAGATAATGCGGATCGGGAGCTGTGGGGACCCGGTAGGGACAGCACTGGAGCAGAGGCTCAGAACAGCTATTCTGATCTCTTGGAACTTCCTCTGTGCCCTGCCTTGCCAAGCATGCATTACTTGATTCTCACTATAACTCTGTTGTGCCATAAGGGAAGAACCACTACTAGTTTTAAAGAGAGGAACGGATCCACTCAATACCTTAGTTGGCAAGGGAAAAGTCAAGTTCTTCACACGCTGGCCAGACATCGGACCACTCCCCACCTCTCTGGCTCTTGTGCTCAGTTTTTGTTGGGTTTGGTGTGCAGCATGGGACGTGTACTTCACCCAGGACTGGTGCCATGTCTTCTTGGTTATTGTATCAGGAAGCATCTTCCTCAAGCCTGTTTCTCCCAGATGCTGTTAATTGTGGAAACTGACCAGGTCTCCCTGCTGGGCATAGCAAGTTAGTCTAACCATGAAATCATGATTTTTGAATTCAGGAGAAACCCCAGTGGAAttagaaaaccaaagaaaaggtGTCAATGCAAAGGGCATCGTGAAGCCTTTTGTGCCCATACCTATAAAATCTTTTGAACAAAATGAGGTTGCAGATCTTTAAAGTCACTCAGACCAGTATTGCTTTCAATATGATTGATTCTTCGTTTTTAAACTATTTCGGTTATACGACACCTAAAATTCACAATTTTTCACTTATAAAGGACCTGACGGGTGATGGAGATGGCGAGGGAGAAGATGGGGATGGCTCCGACACTCCAGTGATGCCAAAGCTCTTCCGGGAAACCAGGACTCGGTCTGAAAGCCCAGCTGTAAGTGTCTACCCCTGAGCTGAGGCACTTCAAACACACATGCCTGCATTGAAAGCCTTGTCTAGGATCTCCCTGAGGAACTTTGAACAAATGTTCTGAAATTGGAAAATGACAGCAAATGCATTAATTATGATGGTGATGGTTTTCACATGGCAGTTCTCTACCTTTCTGGGGAGTATTCTAAGAAGTGCCCAGGCGTATAGTTTACAGGTGGATGACTGTGGTGCAGTTACCTTTGGGACCAAGTTGCTTTTGTAGGTGGATTCTATGACTAAAAAGTCTGGAAATGGGAAGGCAGTTATTGCTCATGGTCACCCGCCTGCTGTTAGAAAGCAGACTGACACTTGGTGACCACGGCATGTGCCATTGATAATCTTATCCAGCACATGATGTATCGTCCTGTTTTTACAGATGACAGAAAATGCCAGTAGTTTACCCATGGTTAAGCTTTAACTCTTGTGTGCAGGATTTGAACACGGTCTGCAACACTCAGGTTCATGCCATTTTGAGAAGAAAGCCTAAGGGAGTGCTCATCTGTCTTGAAGAATGCAACAATTGTAATAATACTTGCAGAAAATAAGTCTTTGACTGGGAATAAATGTGGATTTTATTTGTCAGTTCAATTTGCAGGTGCCAGTTTCAGCTGTACCAGGCCAAGTGGGACCTGCTGTGGATTGTCAGGCAGCCCTGCCAGCCACGCTGCCCCCTTATTCCACTTACTAGGGTGTTCAGGGGTGGGAAGTGAACAGACCAGAGCGACTCAACCACCGCCTTCACTCCTGGTAGCCTGAGGCGGCCTCTCAAGTCTAGTCCTCTGGGCCCACGGGCTGAGCCCCCAGCCTCCATTCACCAAAGGCCTTGTGCTTATCCGCTCTTGCTTCCAGGTCCGAACCCGAAATAACAGCAGTACCTCCAGCCGGGAGAGGCACAGGCCCTCCCTACGTTCCACCCGAGGCCGGCAGGGCCGCAACCACGTGGACGAGTCCCCCGTGGAGTTCTCAACTACCAGGGTTGGTTCCCCGGATGCTCAGATCCCTAGCTCCTGCCCAGTCTCTTAACTGGAAACTCTGCCCCTCTCACCATGCCAAGTGGCTACTATATATATAACTGCTTCCTTTCTTCACACTCCTCTCCCTTTCAGGTtcctgcctttcctttctctcctgggAGCTGGCTAAGCTCTTCCTAAGCCTGATGACTTCTCTCCTGGCCTAATCCCTAGACGGAACCCTGGTGGGAAGTGCAAGGATTTCCTGTGGACTAGGTCCTTACACTTCCTCAGAATAAGCTCAAACCACTGATTTCAGAACTGTCTTGTCTCCCTAGTATCTTCAGTGACTCTTCTAGAGCCAACCCCATGGGTACCAGCAACTCTCAACTCCTACGGCAAGGCTAGGCACCAGGACGCCCTCTCTGGGCATCACTTGTTATCCTGTCTTGGTCCTTAATTCTGTCCTTGTTCTTCCGGAAGTTGTTTCTCTCCCCACCTAAGGGACACGTACTTGTTCATGGAAAACTATCCCTGTTGGTCTCTGTTCCATGAACTTATGTCTTCACTCTGCTACACTTCTGCTGGCGCCTCTGTCTCTGGTCGCCGCCTCGGTCTGCTGTGGCCCATGCTACGCGTCCTTATGTTCACAGTCCCTGAGGCGACGGACAGGATCCTCTGCAGGCACGCCGTGGCCATCCCCTGCCAGCCCCTACCTCACCATCGACCTGACAGACGAGGATGTGGTTCCGCAGAGCAGCAGTACACCCTACACGCGCCTGGCCCGGGACAGCCAGCAGGAGAGCATGGAGACCTCGCAGGTGGACGCAGAGGGCAGAGATGCAGACAGCACCGAGTATCAGGTACTACTGGGAAGGGCTGAGTACGGCGAAAAGTTATCCAGAGGTGACTTACGGCTTGTCACTTTCATCACAATAATTGATTCATTCTCCAAGTGTGTCTTCCATGTGTTGAGTGACCCTTCCTGTATCCTTATCTTGACATTAACTCAGGCACCAGATTAGTTTGCCTCCTAATTTTTTCTGAACATTACATCTTTGTGCTTAGAAATGTATATGCATAGATAATTCATAATTCTATTcatcatgtatatgtgtgtgtgtatatatatatatataaacagtttTTGATTGGCTTCTTTTCCTTAGGAACTGAAGTTACCTCACTTTCATATCTAATCCATTGAGTTTTGTTCATCATCAACCAGTTGAGCTTGTTGGCTTCACTCAGTCTTTGCTATATATGTATTTCcctatgtatgtacacataccaTATAGAAATCTATCTGTTTTCTGAGTACATGACTTCAGAGTAGATCTTATACGTTTTAATAGCTTGCATGATTCCATGGGCATCTCCCCTTTTTTTGTTGTAGCAAGTATTTTATGtgcaaaatgtttctttttgcattttaatgaCTTGTACTATCCCGTTTGATGGCCTTTGGGAATATCCAGGATTTTTGCTCAATTCTTCTGTgagttttcaggttttttttagtTTGCAGCTTAACATGTTTCCCAGATACAAAGTCAGATGTTACAGGTGACATACTGTAGGTCCAGTCTGTAAAAACCCATGTTTTTGTCATGCAACAAAACCTGCCCATCCTCTGCTCCTTATTTTCAGGCACTTCTGAGTTCTCAACCAGGAAGTGTTGGAGGGGGTAGGGAATTTCCTGAGGAACTCTGCCTGCACTTGCAGGAAGCCCTGTGCTGGACTCTTAAGGCAATTGCCGTCAGGGTCAGTGGAACAGGGAAGGTTTTTCCTCAGTCTAGCCAATctgtctcattgtgattttgttcATGTGGTTTTTCTTCTTGCAGGATGGGAAAGAGTTTGGAATAGGAGATCTTGTATGGGGGAAGATCAAGGGTTTCTCCTGGTGGCCTGCCATGGTGGTGTCCTGGAAGGCCACCTCCAAGCGGCAGGCAATGGCTGGTATGCGGTGGGTCCAGTGGTTTGGTGATGGCAAGTTCTCTGAGGTGAGTCCAGGGTGAGATGGACCTTACTTAACGGGCTGATGGACAGAGCCAGGGTTTCCTTCACTTACTTTCACAGTTGTCCTTTAACATAACAGCCTGCACTCTGTGATGGATGTGGCTCAGTGACTCCGTCTGTCCAGAGGCTCACATCTGCTCAGAGCTCTGATCATTGACAAATTGGCCTCTGGTTTGTTTCTCTGCGGCAGTCACCAGTATAGGTTCTGAGGGGCAAGGGTGGCCACTTGGGAAAATACTCTCAAAGTATCCCATTTGAGAAGCCTGAAAGAGATAGGAAGGGGGTGTCTGACTCATATATCCCTGGGGACCAGGGCATCCCTGGATGGGCTTAGAGATGAATCCAGAGTTGCTTGGTGACAGTTATGGGAAAGTCCTTTGGAGATTTCAGCGTTTCTTGATTATTGATATTAGCCATTTAAAGCTTATTTTTCTTACTGAGAATCTATGTTGGGGATGAATCaggttgatttgattcttccacCTTTGAAGACATCTTCTTAGACTCCAGGTTTTGATTAAAATGCAATGAACAATACTCTTCCTGTGCTGTTGTCTTTAGCTCATCCCTCAGGTGTGTCCAGAGGGTTAGGTGAGGAACAAGTTCGCAGGTTGGCAGGGATGGAGGCAGATCTGGGAATGAAGGACCAGCTAGTAAGTTGAGACTCTGGTTTTCTCATTGGATCTTTCCCATTAGCAACATTGTTCTCAAAGGGTAACAATAGTATGTATGACCTGAAGTCTCCCTGATAGGGAGAGTTCACATGTAGAAGTCCTCCCTGGCCAGCAGGGGGAGCCAAAGGACAAATATCTGGGGCCTGTGCGCCCCCTGAAGCGTCTAATTGTAAGAATGTGGGCAATGacttgtgaaatgaaatgaaaagaaacatggAAAGTTTGTAATTTCTTTGGCGAGTGAGACATAAAATGTGCTTAGCACAACCGCATCTGATTCTAGTAAGATGCTGTTGTCTTAGCATTACAGGATGATTGCAGTATGGGGCCTGCTTAGGCTGTAGGCTGTATTGAAACAGTTTGGCCTTGCGGTGGCACCTGCATTTCCATGCACAGCTGTTGAACCCCAGTTTCTTTTCATCAGTGGTGATGACACCCCTATGGGTGACCAGACTTAGAAATGTAAATAGAGGTGATCACGAGTGCCAGCACTGGGGAGAATGAGCTCTGAAACCTGAATGCCCAGTTTCATCTCATCATTGGCAACCTGAATGGTTCATGCATGACCTGGGGACGTGGGAATGAGACTTCTAGATCATTAACCCCAGTGGAATTCATGTATCAACAAATCATAATTACTAAAAAGAGCTTAactctgtgccaggtactattTTCTAATCCCATCCCTTAGCTCAATTAATAAATGGctgaaataaatagtaaatagtaATCATAGCTATTTGTCATGCTTAGGAAGGAGGTAAACACATGTGCCAAACCCTTTGAAAGTTGGAGCATCCATGGCAAATAGTAAAACTGATCTTCAAGGGGGCCACACCAGGGACTATTTAGgtcatttgctcttaaaatatCTGTAAACTTGATCCCCAGAGATAAACTCAAGAGAAACCCAGGGCACCCCAGATACGTGCTGTGGGTAGACGTTGATGACAACTTTCTCTTCTAGATTCCAGCAGATAAGTTGGTGGCATTGGGATTGTTCAGCCAGCACTTTAACCTGGCGACCTTCAATAAGCTGGTCTCTTACAGGAAGGCCATGTACCATGCTCTGGAGGTAACTTGGCAGTGGGTGGCTGGTCTGGCCCCAAGAATGGGATTAAAGCAAGAAACATACAGAAAGCCAACTCAATCCACAGTGTGGCCAAGAATGACTTGGAGGGGACCTGGGCAGCCAAGGGGGAGGAGGTTAAAAGACAGCGGTCTAGTGGGCTATGCTGAGAAGGGAAGGGGTTTGAGACTGTCCATAATTTCCCAGCGCTGCCCCTGTGTCCCACTGGTGTCTGTCTGATATCAGCATTAGTGAGCAAGCTTTTTCAGAGCTTGTGGTTCAAAAGGCCAAGACTATGCAGCTGCTGAGGTCAGCTGCTTCCTCCCTTTGTCCGTGGGACCCGTCAGGCTCTGCCTTTCCTCTACCTTCACTTGGATTTGCAGTCATCAGAGTCATCTGTCCAGCATGGGTGAGACCAAGCACTAGGCTTAATTAGACACCATTAAGGCTTCACCTCCACACCTTCATTAATAACTTGGAGCTTTCTCAGAGACCATGAGCCAACGCTGACTGATACTTCTCCTGTAGCGAAGAGTGGCCCAGCTAACTCTGAGCTGACCATCCAGTTCTCTACAGGGAAGAGATCATGTTTGGTGCCTCTGCGGGGACACTgtccctgctcctccctccctgtCACATACCACAGCTCAGGACAGCTGTCTGACTATGAAAGGGCCCAGAGTGAAGGGGAATGAGGCCCCAGCAAGGGGAGGCCTGGGTGGGGCAAGCCAGGCAAATACCCACCCCTCCTATTTATCAGATTCTATCTCTATCTCGGCAGAAAGCCAGAATCCGGGCTGGCAAGACATTCACCAGCAGCCCTGGAGACTCACTGGAGGATCAGCTGAAGCCCATGTTGGAGTGGGCCCATGGAGGCTTTAAGCCCACCGGGGTTGAGGGTCTCAAACCCACCAAGCAGCAACCAGGTAAGAGTGAGTCCTTGTGGCGCACCCCTGCCACTGCTGGTGAGAGCACCCTCGGGCGGTGCAGTCATGCCTGCTGCCTCTCACCTCACCCCGGCTTTCCAGCAGTCAGATATCTCTGGCTGGCTAGTtagttttttccccccaaacaacCCAACATTTCTAGTTTCACTGGCCACTTTTCCTGCTAAACAGTCAAgtacaaataacaaataaagaTTGAATCTGTTCTGAAAGCTTCAGTAAACAGACTCAAGGTGGAATGTTCACTAtcaccttattttattttttttaaggggaaaaaattaagctCTGCATATTGGAGAAAACTAAACACCCCAAATCTAGGTCACCTCCCTTTAGGAAGGGGCACCATCTATCCTCATGTTGACCAATATCGCAGTGCCTCCATATTTAGACAGCTACTTTCCTGTTGTCGCTCCAGAAATCCAGGATATGTCTTCTCATCCTTCCATTTAACGCAGTgttctctgttctgttttgtccctccccccccaaaaagtgGTTAATAAGTCGAAGGTTCGTCGTACAGGCAGTAGGAACTTAGAAGCCAGGAAACACGGTATTCCTTCACCATCTTTTGACTATGCACTCTTTTCTCTGCACTTTCTTTCAATCTGTTTGCACATAAAGTACTCCGAAAATAATCAAATCTGTTTAAAAAGTCACCCTGAACTCTTTACCTCCCCCTTCACTCCAACCCTCACAACTGCCTTCCAGGTGACTATGGTTGGGTGTGCACCTCCTTCCAGCTCTTTCTATACACTGGTTGGATTCCTGCTTTCCcttcatttttcaatatttattttataagcaCTGTTAAATGTCATTTTTTCACTGAAGTGTCCTTATGATATTAATGGCTGTGTAATTTTCTCTCCTAGGGACAGAGTCAAATTAAACCATGTCCCTTAATAGATTATGCTGTGTAGattgaataaaaaatagaatttatagaaataaaactaGTAGCCACCTCAAAAAGCTTAAAGTGAAATTAATATTGATCATACACTTAATCTGTTTCCAGCATTTAGTATAAAAAATCAGTCTATTTTCCATAACTTATTAAGTGTCTTAGAACATCTCAATTGGTTCACTTGAGTTTTCATTACAAACAGTTGATCTGTGTTTTCACCAATGTTCAACTTGTTCCAAATGGACTAGTTAATGGAatctatcaaaaattttaaaatttgcatcaGAATTCAATTAAAACCCAGTCCCTCAGCCACACTGGTGAAATTGCCAGTTTTCGGTAGCTACCTGTGGCTTTCAGCTTATTAGAGATCTTGGGCAGAGTCGGTTACATCTGTAGACTGagctgtttttatttcccttgtgCTGGATCTAGAGGAGGTATTTTGCACCTATAGCTGCTTAAGGTCCTGTACATTGGTTAGGCACGTGAGTTTCAGATAactcatccaagttgtccatagAGGGGCCATGTGACACCCAGCGGGTCACAGCCGGGTGCAGCTAGCACATTTGCTCCCAGCACCTCCTCCCGCCCAGCCACGACTGCATTCTCCTCACCTTTCACAGAGAATAAGACGCGGAGACGCACAGCTGATGACTCAGCCACCTCTGACTACTGCCCCCCACCCAAGCGCCTCAAGACAAATTGTTATAACAACGGCAAAGACCGAGCAGAGGAGGACCAGAGTAGAGGTGACTGTGGGGCGGGAGGCTGGGGGTCCATCCAACCTCAGTTGGTTGTGGGCAGGTCGGGAGGAACAGCCCGCACAAGGCTCTCTGACCTTACCTTGTCTTTTCTTAACAGAACAAATGGCTTCGGATGTTGCCAGCAACAAAGGCAATCTGGAAGGTAACGCCCTCTCCCTTGCTGGCTTCCCTTCCTCAGTGCTGCTCCCAGCTAGTGCTCCCGTGCTGCTGGTCTGCCCTGCCCTGCAGAAGTTAACCCTGAGCCTTGACCTTGGGGTGAGGTGTAGACACCTACCTTACTCAGGTGCTACTTAGAGTGAGTTGCCCGATTTTCACAGAGGATGATTCACGAAGGATGTTTGGGGACAGGAAGGAAATGACACTTGGGCCAGGAGAGGCACAAACCTGAAACCACAATCTGTGGCCTCTTGAGCCCCCTGTATAAGCACTGCAACTGGCTCAGAGGTGGAAGACTGTCATTCTCAAACcagctctggttcctttgccctgGCTGGGAACCCAGTATACTTCTAATGGATCTCGGAATGTGTGAGGAAGGCTATCTGTTGCATCCTCAGCCCCCATGTCCTTTAGTCAACATATGAAATGGTTAGTCACTTCAGGGTCAGAAAACCACAGTTGCTGACCCAGGGAGTCCACGTTTGGAGCAGACCCTGACAATCCTTAGGACGCAGACCCATGATCTTCCCTAGCCCTCAAGACTCCTTCAGCTATCTGTCTGCTTCCTGGACTGGCGTGGGGTGAGGATGCTTGGTATTTGATAGGCCTGGCCCACTTGGTCAGATCTGTAAGACCCGCTGATGGGACAGGAGGCAGGAAAGCCTAATAGGAAAAGGACCCTGGCTCTTGAAATCACAGATTATAGGCTGTGTGTAAGATTGGTCACAGTCAAGTCCTATCCTAGGACAATGGGCAAATTGGCATGACCACAAATTGAAGTCCCAGTCTGTGAAGATTTTCATACCAGACTCTCCAAGCATATGCCTCTGCTGGTGCAGCTACTTGTTCTTTGCCCCCCAGCACACCTaggtaccccccccccccacccccgccccctgcgTCTTCCTTCTGGGCCGATCCTTTGCCTGTCTTGTCAGACCTTCTGCTTGGAGCTGTTGATTTAGCCCTCTCCATGTGGGATCAAGGATGGTTCCAGAGACAAATCATTGCATAATCCTAGCATGGAGTAAAGCGCAGTGAGACCCAAGGCTTTAGCAGCGACCTTGTCTTTCTTACAGATAGCTGTTTGTCCTGTGGTAGGAAAAACCCCGTGTCCTTCCATCCTCTCTTTGAGGGTGGGCTCTGCCAGACATGCCGGGTAAGTCCAATCCCCACCCTGAACTTGCCTGCCCCTTGCCTGCTCTGTGACTTCCCACACTTACTCAGGAAAAGCCTCCCGAGTGTAGGCAGCAGGAAAGGTTCTAGGGGAGCTGATCTCCCTACCCTTCCCTCCCAGGGGTGCTGGCCTGCAGACCTGGCCAGTTGTCCCTGTAAAGAGCACCAAGCCGCCAGGTCACCAAGCCACTGTTGTGTGGCTGCGTCCGAGGGCAGACGAGCCAGCCAGGCTTGGCTGGCTGTCCCCAGTTTCCGATTTCACAGGTGTTTCTCTCTGGCTGCCAGGACCGCTTCCTTGAGCTCTTCTACATGTACGATGATGACGGCTACCAGTCCTACTGTACCGTGTGCTGCGAGGGCCGCGAGCTACTCCTATGTAGCAACACTAGCTGCTGCCGGTGAGCCACAGAGCTCCCCCACTGGGATCCAGGCCTGGGGACCAGCGCCTCGCTAACCTGGAGCCAGGACCCGGAGGCAGGATTATTCTGTGGGGTCCTGTCCTTGAAGTGCTTGTGCATCCCAACAGTAGAACTAGGATGTAGGGACAGGCTTGGCATGACTCTGCATCAACCCCAGAGCTCAGCCAATTCTGGGGATGGCATGGGTCCCCAAGAAGGACACAGGCCTTCCTGCCCATGGGGAGGGCAGTTAGGGGCCTGAGAAGGTTTCAGCCAGCACGAGCCATCTCCACGGGGAGGGTGGGTTTGCAGGAGAGCCATCGGATGACAGGCACCCTCGTCCCCGCTGCCTGGCACAGGTGCTTCTGTGTGGAGTGTCTGGAGGTGCTGGTGGGCGCGGGCACAGCGGCGGAGGCCAAGCTGCAGGAGCCCTGGAGTTGCTACATGTGTCTCCCGCAGCGTTGCCATGGCGTCCTGCGGCGCCGCAAGGACTGGAGTGTGCGTCTGCAGGCCTTCTTCACCAGCGACCCTGGGCTCGAATACGTAAGCCTGGCGTCCGCCCCAGTCTGTCAAACAAAGCTCCGCTGTCCAAAGGAGCATCTGAGAGCTCAGGCTGGAGACCTGGCTAATGGTCCCGGGTACAGTTCCCAGGCGGCTCTGGGGTTCATCCCTCCAGAGGCGGCTCTGGGGTTCATCCCTTGGCTTGGGTTTTCAAGGGCCTGCTGAAGAAATAAGATGGAATCGACCCAGTCTTAGTTTTAGTAGAACTGCAGCGGGGAGGGAAGCCTCAGACTTACTCTCAGGTCTGGCAGAAAGTGGCTTTTCCTGGGCTGCATGCTGTGGCTCATGGAGGATCACATGTCTGGAGCAGTGTCAAAGTCTCCATGCCCTAAGGGTAGAAGGGTCATCTGTGCTGAAGCTCCTCAGGGCATCCCagctcagaaaggttaaaacACATGGCCTGTAGCCCTGCAGAAAGGCCAGCCCCACCTCCGCATCTCCACCTCTATGACCTCTGTTTTTTTTATTAACCTGGCAGGAAGCCCCCAAGTTATACCCTGCGATTCCTGCAAACCGAAGGCGGCCTATTCGAGTCTTGTCACTGTTTGATGGAATTGCAACAGGTGAGTTTAGAGTTCACCTAGAGGTGTTTACCTGCTTCAGatatctgatttcagtgttaggAAAGACTCC from Muntiacus reevesi chromosome 2, mMunRee1.1, whole genome shotgun sequence harbors:
- the DNMT3B gene encoding DNA (cytosine-5)-methyltransferase 3B isoform X1, whose translation is MKGDTRQLNGEEDASRREDSILTNGGCSDQSSDSKDAPSPPILEAISTPEIRGGRGGRGRRSSSRLSKREVSSLLSYTQDLTGDGDGEGEDGDGSDTPVMPKLFRETRTRSESPAVRTRNNSSTSSRERHRPSLRSTRGRQGRNHVDESPVEFSTTRSLRRRTGSSAGTPWPSPASPYLTIDLTDEDVVPQSSSTPYTRLARDSQQESMETSQVDAEGRDADSTEYQDGKEFGIGDLVWGKIKGFSWWPAMVVSWKATSKRQAMAGMRWVQWFGDGKFSEIPADKLVALGLFSQHFNLATFNKLVSYRKAMYHALEKARIRAGKTFTSSPGDSLEDQLKPMLEWAHGGFKPTGVEGLKPTKQQPENKTRRRTADDSATSDYCPPPKRLKTNCYNNGKDRAEEDQSREQMASDVASNKGNLEDSCLSCGRKNPVSFHPLFEGGLCQTCRDRFLELFYMYDDDGYQSYCTVCCEGRELLLCSNTSCCRCFCVECLEVLVGAGTAAEAKLQEPWSCYMCLPQRCHGVLRRRKDWSVRLQAFFTSDPGLEYEAPKLYPAIPANRRRPIRVLSLFDGIATGYLVLKELGIKVEKYVASEVCEESIAVGTVKHEGNIKYVNDVRNITKKNIEEWGPFDLVIGGSPCNDLSNVNPARKGLYEGTGRLFFEFYHLLNYTRPKEGEDRPFFWMFENVVAMKVGDKRDISRFLECNPVMIDAIKVSAAHRARYFWGNLPGMNRIFGFPVHYTDVSNMGRLARQKLLGRSWSVPVIRHLFAPLKDYFACE
- the DNMT3B gene encoding DNA (cytosine-5)-methyltransferase 3B isoform X3, which gives rise to MKGDTRQLNGEEDASRREDSILTNGGCSDQSSDSKDAPSPPILEAISTPEIRGGRGGRGRRSSSRLSKREVSSLLSYTQDLTGDGDGEGEDGDGSDTPVMPKLFRETRTRSESPAVRTRNNSSTSSRERHRPSLRSTRGRQGRNHVDESPVEFSTTRSLRRRTGSSAGTPWPSPASPYLTIDLTDEDVVPQSSSTPYTRLARDSQQESMETSQVDAEGRDADSTEYQDGKEFGIGDLVWGKIKGFSWWPAMVVSWKATSKRQAMAGMRWVQWFGDGKFSEIPADKLVALGLFSQHFNLATFNKLVSYRKAMYHALEKARIRAGKTFTSSPGDSLEDQLKPMLEWAHGGFKPTGVEGLKPTKQQPENKTRRRTADDSATSDYCPPPKRLKTNCYNNGKDRAEEDQSREQMASDVASNKGNLEDSCLSCGRKNPVSFHPLFEGGLCQTCRDRFLELFYMYDDDGYQSYCTVCCEGRELLLCSNTSCCRCFCVECLEVLVGAGTAAEAKLQEPWSCYMCLPQRCHGVLRRRKDWSVRLQAFFTSDPGLEYEAPKLYPAIPANRRRPIRVLSLFDGIATGYLVLKELGIKVEKYVASEVCEESIAVGTVKHEGNIKYVNDVRNITKKNIEEWGPFDLVIGGSPCNDLSNVNPARKGLYEGTGRLFFEFYHLLNYTRPKEGEDRPFFWMFENVVAMKVGDKRDISRFLECNPVMIDAIKVSAAHRARYFWGNLPGMNRPVIASKNDKLELQDCLEFNRTAKLKKVQTITTKSNSIRQGKNQLFPVVMNGKEDVLWCTELERIFGFPVHYTDVSNMGRLARQKLLGRSWSVPVIRHLFAPLKDYFACE
- the DNMT3B gene encoding DNA (cytosine-5)-methyltransferase 3B isoform X2, producing the protein MPKLFRETRTRSESPAVRTRNNSSTSSRERHRPSLRSTRGRQGRNHVDESPVEFSTTRSLRRRTGSSAGTPWPSPASPYLTIDLTDEDVVPQSSSTPYTRLARDSQQESMETSQVDAEGRDADSTEYQDGKEFGIGDLVWGKIKGFSWWPAMVVSWKATSKRQAMAGMRWVQWFGDGKFSEIPADKLVALGLFSQHFNLATFNKLVSYRKAMYHALEKARIRAGKTFTSSPGDSLEDQLKPMLEWAHGGFKPTGVEGLKPTKQQPENKTRRRTADDSATSDYCPPPKRLKTNCYNNGKDRAEEDQSREQMASDVASNKGNLEDSCLSCGRKNPVSFHPLFEGGLCQTCRDRFLELFYMYDDDGYQSYCTVCCEGRELLLCSNTSCCRCFCVECLEVLVGAGTAAEAKLQEPWSCYMCLPQRCHGVLRRRKDWSVRLQAFFTSDPGLEYEAPKLYPAIPANRRRPIRVLSLFDGIATGYLVLKELGIKVEKYVASEVCEESIAVGTVKHEGNIKYVNDVRNITKKNIEEWGPFDLVIGGSPCNDLSNVNPARKGLYEGTGRLFFEFYHLLNYTRPKEGEDRPFFWMFENVVAMKVGDKRDISRFLECNPVMIDAIKVSAAHRARYFWGNLPGMNRPVIASKNDKLELQDCLEFNRTAKVSSALCLAHHSVTFQWDLTLVSSPHTTPWCWASFPTQLFYPIFNTE